The following are encoded in a window of Methylicorpusculum oleiharenae genomic DNA:
- a CDS encoding PAS domain S-box protein translates to MQALFAVIPNALLLTDKLGVIVEANPAAQNMFGYSADAMTGLRIESLIPDYYLTHRIWQQHQNPQDKRLADQGRLLFAQRSDGSQFQIDIRSSDLQTPNKVFILITLYDISTHWPQTQRISENAESQRAMIDQAIVGFVRTDLIGNITLANNCFSTITHLDQHALLGMNMLTLTHPDDRPRHFELFQRLVKFDHSFTFETRYQQNKEEPAWVTLSVSRICDALRRPSGTVAVVMDISARTLTSHALKCSEERLELAKRAAKLGIFDIDLIQNKIQCDRFIYDIWGFTSDEPLSYEKLTASIHPEDKTSRDWVFAETLKNGTHEYEIEYRVINQQKHHETWISVNSHIFYEGQQASRIVGVVQDISKRKLSEQKSQRNRTALGTLLKQQVANQTASAIAHELNQPLTAISAYSEVALKTLQSKTINADQLNKALQGCIEQAHRVGHTLHELLNVLNTNTINLELIDINTLIIDTLTHIQADDFDGVHAELQLEAGLPPVIGYRIQIAMVLINLIRNSIEAIRDANSAPGAISLTVRSIAEKNCVQITLQDNGPGLKEDMVKSIFEPFFTTKTGGIGMGLTISRALIESNGGHLWFDLKNDPGAIFHFTLPFAV, encoded by the coding sequence ATGCAAGCGCTTTTTGCGGTTATTCCTAATGCGCTGCTACTCACCGATAAATTGGGCGTTATCGTTGAGGCAAATCCTGCCGCTCAAAACATGTTTGGCTACAGTGCCGATGCGATGACCGGACTTAGGATTGAGTCTTTGATTCCCGATTATTACCTGACGCATCGTATCTGGCAGCAACATCAAAATCCGCAGGACAAGCGTCTGGCCGATCAGGGAAGGCTGCTTTTCGCACAACGCAGCGATGGCTCACAGTTTCAGATAGATATCCGGTCTAGCGATCTGCAAACGCCAAACAAAGTTTTCATTCTGATTACACTTTACGATATATCCACTCATTGGCCACAAACGCAGCGAATCAGCGAAAATGCAGAAAGCCAACGCGCAATGATCGACCAAGCCATCGTCGGCTTTGTCCGAACTGATCTGATAGGCAACATAACCCTGGCCAATAATTGTTTTAGCACTATCACACATCTTGATCAACACGCGTTATTAGGCATGAACATGCTGACACTGACTCACCCCGATGACCGTCCACGGCATTTTGAACTTTTTCAACGCCTGGTAAAGTTTGATCACTCGTTTACTTTCGAAACGCGCTATCAGCAAAATAAAGAGGAACCGGCCTGGGTCACTCTTTCAGTTTCGCGAATATGCGATGCATTGAGACGGCCATCCGGCACAGTAGCGGTTGTGATGGATATTTCCGCGCGCACTCTCACGTCCCATGCCTTAAAATGCAGCGAGGAGCGATTGGAACTGGCCAAACGTGCCGCAAAGCTCGGTATTTTTGATATTGATTTGATCCAAAATAAAATTCAGTGTGATCGTTTCATTTACGATATTTGGGGGTTTACTTCGGATGAACCGCTCAGTTACGAAAAATTAACAGCGTCCATACATCCGGAAGACAAAACGAGCAGAGATTGGGTCTTTGCGGAAACGCTAAAAAACGGCACTCATGAATATGAAATCGAATACCGGGTCATCAATCAACAAAAGCATCATGAAACCTGGATTTCAGTCAACAGTCATATTTTCTATGAGGGTCAACAGGCAAGCCGGATAGTCGGGGTGGTTCAGGATATTAGTAAACGCAAACTCAGCGAACAGAAAAGCCAGAGAAACCGGACAGCGCTGGGGACTTTACTTAAGCAGCAAGTCGCCAACCAGACTGCATCGGCCATAGCACATGAACTGAACCAGCCATTGACAGCCATTTCAGCTTACAGTGAAGTCGCCCTGAAAACATTACAAAGCAAAACAATCAATGCTGATCAATTAAACAAAGCGCTGCAAGGCTGTATCGAGCAAGCTCACCGTGTCGGCCACACTCTGCACGAATTGCTCAACGTTTTGAATACCAACACAATTAATCTGGAACTCATTGATATCAATACACTGATTATCGATACCCTCACCCATATTCAAGCGGATGATTTTGACGGGGTACACGCCGAACTTCAACTGGAAGCCGGCCTGCCTCCTGTTATCGGTTACCGGATTCAAATTGCAATGGTATTGATCAATCTGATACGCAACAGCATAGAAGCCATCCGCGACGCAAATAGCGCGCCAGGCGCCATTTCGCTCACCGTGCGATCCATCGCCGAAAAGAATTGCGTGCAAATTACGCTGCAAGACAACGGTCCGGGCTTGAAAGAAGACATGGTAAAGAGCATCTTTGAACCCTTTTTTACAACTAAAACAGGAGGTATCGGAATGGGATTAACTATTAGCCGGGCTCTGATTGAGTCTAATGGAGGTCATCTCTGGTTTGATTTAAAGAACGATCCGGGCGCAATTTTTCACTTTACCTTACCATTTGCCGTATGA
- a CDS encoding response regulator transcription factor, with translation MTVFIIDDDTAVLDSLTLMIEQAELKVQAFQSAHAFLECYRSGMKGCVILDIKMPEIDGMQLQQMLIDLKVPLPIIFLTGHGNIPMSVKAMKKGASDFLIKPIKRDKLMACIEFAFEECKNWHFRQASQQHAQKLLATLTEREKEVMRLALIGQANKQIAVELGISHRTVEIHKARVLQKTGVDNLLELARIVADTAA, from the coding sequence ATGACTGTCTTTATCATAGATGATGACACCGCAGTACTGGACTCATTGACGCTAATGATTGAACAGGCTGAATTGAAAGTTCAGGCATTCCAAAGCGCGCACGCCTTTTTGGAATGCTACCGATCCGGTATGAAGGGTTGCGTCATTCTCGATATTAAAATGCCGGAAATAGACGGCATGCAGCTGCAACAAATGCTGATTGATCTGAAAGTGCCGTTACCGATCATTTTTCTCACCGGACACGGCAATATTCCAATGAGCGTCAAAGCAATGAAAAAAGGCGCATCTGATTTCCTCATCAAGCCTATCAAACGGGATAAGCTGATGGCTTGTATTGAATTCGCTTTTGAAGAATGTAAAAACTGGCACTTCAGGCAGGCAAGCCAGCAACACGCCCAGAAATTACTGGCAACGCTGACCGAACGGGAAAAGGAGGTTATGAGGCTGGCGCTGATTGGTCAAGCGAATAAACAAATCGCGGTAGAGTTAGGTATCAGTCACCGGACCGTAGAGATTCACAAAGCCAGAGTCTTGCAAAAAACAGGCGTGGATAATTTGCTTGAGCTGGCGCGCATCGTTGCGGATACGGCGGCATAA